Proteins co-encoded in one Alphaproteobacteria bacterium genomic window:
- a CDS encoding MinD/ParA family protein: MSIPRAENIIAVASGKGGVGKTWFSITLAHLFARAGRRTLLFDGDIGLANVDVQLGLTAPKDLGSVFAGNLTLPEAITHYPEGNFDILAGRSGSTSMASLGINRMEPVGSALVELAKTYDFVIIDLGAGIEQHVQYMSSLASRVIVVVTDEPTSLTDAYAFIKLCSTRPNAPEIHVVINQAQSQKEGEQTYGAISRATNSFLKFTPPLLGIIRKDNKVKDAIRQQSSIIQTAPHTTAASDAATISIKLLQGK, from the coding sequence ATGTCGATACCACGCGCAGAAAACATCATCGCCGTTGCTTCTGGAAAGGGCGGTGTTGGTAAAACTTGGTTCTCGATTACACTGGCGCATTTATTTGCCCGTGCTGGTCGTCGCACCTTGCTGTTTGATGGTGATATTGGCCTTGCCAACGTTGATGTGCAGTTGGGCCTCACCGCGCCGAAGGATTTAGGTTCTGTTTTTGCTGGTAACCTCACCTTGCCTGAGGCCATTACGCATTATCCTGAAGGTAATTTTGATATTCTGGCAGGTCGAAGCGGCTCTACCAGCATGGCATCGCTGGGCATTAACCGTATGGAGCCAGTTGGCAGTGCACTAGTGGAACTCGCTAAAACCTATGATTTTGTGATTATCGATCTGGGCGCAGGCATTGAACAGCATGTGCAATATATGTCGTCACTGGCAAGTAGGGTGATTGTCGTCGTTACGGACGAACCCACCTCACTCACCGACGCCTATGCGTTTATCAAACTTTGCTCGACACGTCCGAATGCGCCAGAAATTCACGTAGTGATTAACCAAGCCCAATCACAAAAAGAAGGTGAACAGACATATGGGGCGATCAGCCGCGCTACGAATAGCTTCCTTAAATTCACGCCGCCATTATTGGGCATTATCCGCAAAGATAATAAGGTGAAGGACGCGATTCGCCAGCAAAGTTCGATCATCCAAACGGCGCCGCACACTACGGCGGCAAGCGATGCAGCAACTATTTCGATTAAGCTATTACAGGGAAAATAG
- the flhA gene encoding flagellar biosynthesis protein FlhA: MLARLDLPAFRKTAQHTAQRADILFALGIIGILMVLIFPIPPLLLDLLLSVSFTISVLILMTVLFVNRPLDLSSFPTILLVATLLRLALNIATTRLILAHGHEGPDAAGHVIQAFGSFITEGSVLIGAIIFGILTIINFVVITKGSGRIAEVSARFSLDAMPGKQMAIDADLSAGLIDDKVAKQRRKDLEDESGFYGAMDGASKFVRGDAIAGLLITFINLIGGMIIGIVINDLAFKDALNTYTILTIGDGLVSQIPALIVSTGAGMLVTKSGVDGSSDKAVLGQLSKFPAPLGVTSFLLFGFSLLPGIPFAPFFVLSLVTAYIAYTMHNQNKIAAEAATSAAGGVMRPGDPMPAGGVAGGAQAPVEDKISETLHIDSLRLELGYGLLPLINYQKGHRLTEQIKALRKQVARELGFVMPAVRIQDNMQLPANTYVIKVKEVETARGDIRPDMLLIMDPMGGKISLPGEETVEPTFGLPAMWVTENYREEALFRNYTVVDPPTVVTTHMTEIIKENMAELLSYAETQKLLDDLGKEEQKLITETIPSQISVSGVQRILQNLLSEQISVRDLSTIMEAVAEASSITQNVQIITEHVRMRLARQISHQNTNDEGYIPILAMSPAWEQSFIESLSGEGEEKILSMPPSRIQEFITQVRTKYDLLAAQGELPVLLTSPSIRPYVRSIIERFRAQTIVMSQNEIHPRARIKTVGQL; encoded by the coding sequence GCATTCCGTAAGACAGCGCAGCATACAGCTCAGCGCGCTGATATTTTGTTTGCACTTGGCATCATCGGTATTTTGATGGTGCTGATTTTTCCGATTCCCCCCTTATTACTCGATTTGCTGCTTAGTGTATCATTCACTATCTCCGTGCTGATTCTGATGACGGTGCTCTTCGTAAATCGCCCATTGGATTTAAGTTCGTTCCCCACAATCTTGTTGGTGGCCACTTTGCTACGTCTTGCTCTGAATATTGCAACCACACGCTTGATTCTAGCGCACGGACATGAAGGGCCTGATGCGGCGGGTCATGTTATTCAGGCGTTTGGTAGCTTTATTACGGAAGGATCGGTGCTGATTGGGGCGATTATCTTCGGTATCCTGACCATCATTAACTTTGTGGTTATCACGAAGGGATCTGGCCGTATCGCTGAAGTATCGGCACGTTTTAGCTTGGATGCTATGCCAGGAAAACAAATGGCGATTGATGCTGATTTATCGGCAGGACTTATCGACGACAAAGTAGCCAAACAGCGCCGCAAAGATCTAGAAGATGAAAGCGGTTTTTATGGGGCTATGGACGGTGCTAGTAAGTTCGTGCGCGGTGATGCGATTGCCGGCCTACTCATTACGTTCATCAACCTGATTGGTGGCATGATTATTGGTATCGTCATCAATGATCTTGCCTTCAAAGACGCTCTTAACACCTACACGATTTTGACCATTGGTGATGGTCTGGTTTCGCAAATTCCTGCACTGATTGTTTCAACTGGCGCAGGTATGCTTGTTACCAAATCGGGCGTTGATGGCTCATCTGATAAAGCGGTTCTCGGCCAGCTATCTAAGTTCCCTGCCCCACTAGGCGTTACAAGCTTCCTGCTATTTGGTTTTTCATTATTGCCAGGCATTCCGTTTGCACCGTTTTTTGTGCTCTCACTTGTGACCGCTTACATCGCCTACACGATGCATAATCAGAATAAGATTGCGGCTGAAGCTGCAACGAGCGCGGCAGGCGGCGTTATGCGCCCAGGCGACCCCATGCCTGCGGGTGGTGTTGCAGGCGGCGCACAAGCACCTGTTGAGGATAAAATCAGCGAAACCTTGCACATTGATAGCCTGCGTCTGGAATTAGGTTACGGCTTATTACCACTCATCAATTATCAAAAAGGCCATCGCCTCACAGAGCAAATTAAAGCGCTGCGCAAGCAAGTGGCTCGCGAATTAGGGTTTGTGATGCCTGCAGTACGCATTCAAGATAATATGCAACTTCCTGCTAACACCTATGTAATCAAGGTGAAGGAAGTTGAAACCGCGCGCGGTGATATTCGCCCTGACATGCTGTTGATTATGGACCCTATGGGTGGAAAAATCTCACTACCTGGCGAAGAAACAGTGGAGCCAACATTCGGCCTTCCCGCGATGTGGGTAACCGAAAACTATCGTGAGGAAGCGCTGTTTCGTAACTACACGGTGGTGGACCCGCCAACAGTCGTCACCACCCATATGACTGAAATCATCAAAGAGAATATGGCGGAATTACTTTCATACGCCGAGACCCAGAAGCTGCTTGATGATTTGGGTAAGGAAGAACAAAAACTCATTACCGAAACCATCCCATCACAAATTTCAGTGAGTGGCGTGCAGCGTATTTTGCAAAACTTACTTAGCGAACAAATCTCGGTGCGCGATCTTTCAACGATTATGGAGGCCGTTGCTGAAGCCTCGAGTATTACTCAGAATGTGCAAATTATTACCGAGCATGTACGCATGCGCTTAGCGCGTCAAATCAGCCACCAAAATACCAACGATGAGGGTTATATTCCTATTCTGGCGATGTCTCCCGCATGGGAGCAATCGTTCATCGAATCGCTTTCGGGGGAAGGTGAAGAGAAAATTCTTTCAATGCCACCAAGCCGTATTCAGGAATTTATCACTCAAGTACGCACGAAATATGACTTGTTAGCTGCACAAGGTGAGCTGCCAGTGCTACTCACCAGCCCAAGCATTCGCCCTTATGTACGCTCGATTATTGAGCGTTTCCGTGCACAGACAATTGTGATGTCGCAGAACGAGATTCATCCACGCGCACGCATTAAAACGGTGGGTCAACTATAA